GACAAGGTAAGGCTCGAGTTCGTGTCAGCGATGAAGGAGCCCTTCTTGACGGCAGGAATCTGGCTGAAGAGCGGGTCAGCCTTGATGGTGTCGGCGGTGGCAGTGTCCGCGACCCAGGTGATGAAGACATCGGAATCGAGCTCGTTGGCCTTCTCAGCGGACCACGGGATGAAGAAGTCCGTGGACGTCTTGGTGTTCTGCGTAACCACGGGAGCGAGCTTCATGCCGATTTCGGAGAGGAAGCGCGGGCGGTTGTCGATGGCCGTGTAGAAGCCGGTGGAAGCAGGCGTCACTGGATCGAGGTTGCCGTAGATGAAGGTCTTGTCCTTGATCTGCGGGTACTTGGAGACCTTGTCCTGGATGGTGGCCTCGGTGTCCTCGATCAGCTTCTTGGCCTCGGCTTCCTTGCCGAGGGCCTTGCCGATGATGGTGGTGCTTTCCTGCCACGGCGTACCAAAAGCGAGCTCCGGCTGTGCCACAACGGGGGCGATTTCGCTGAGCTTCTTGTAGTCAGCCTCTTCCAGGCCCGAGTATGCGGCCAGGATAACGTCCGGGCTGAGCTTTGCGATCTCGGTGAAGTTGATGCCGTCAGCCTCGGAGAACTGGACCGGAGCCTTGTCGGTGCCAAAACCGGCGCCGAGCTTCTCCAGTGCTGCGTCCTTCCAAGGTGTTGAGCCCTTGTCGTTGTTGCCCCACTCGTTCTTCGGAACACCAACGGGGACAACGCCCAAGGCGATCGCGACGTCATCATTGACCCACGAGACGGTAACTACGCGCTTGGGCTGTTCCTTGATGGTGGTCTCACCAAAAACATTCTTGATGGTCACCGGGAAAGCCGCGGATGCTGCCTCGGAAGAGGCTGGAGCCGAGGTGGAGGGGCCAGTGGAGCAGCCAGTGAGGGAAAGAGCGACGGCGGCCAGGGCGGCCGTCGCGGTTCCTGCTGTTTTGAGCAGGGCGCGGCGTGGGAGAAGGGAAGCCACGGGACTCCTTAAGTAAGTGATGCGAACCTAAGTAAGGCTAGCCTAGCCTGCCGATAATTAAGAAACGTTTACGTCACGTAATCCTCCCACTGGGGCGGATAACCGTCCAGCGCGACGCAGGTCACACCCTCTCTCACATCCCACGCCCTTCAGCCGGACCCTCGCTCACATCCCACGCCCTTCAGCCGGACCCTCTCTCAGTGGACATCTGCCCGGAAGTTTT
This genomic interval from Paenarthrobacter aurescens TC1 contains the following:
- a CDS encoding putative iron ABC transporter, substrate binding protein (identified by match to protein family HMM PF01497), with amino-acid sequence MASLLPRRALLKTAGTATAALAAVALSLTGCSTGPSTSAPASSEAASAAFPVTIKNVFGETTIKEQPKRVVTVSWVNDDVAIALGVVPVGVPKNEWGNNDKGSTPWKDAALEKLGAGFGTDKAPVQFSEADGINFTEIAKLSPDVILAAYSGLEEADYKKLSEIAPVVAQPELAFGTPWQESTTIIGKALGKEAEAKKLIEDTEATIQDKVSKYPQIKDKTFIYGNLDPVTPASTGFYTAIDNRPRFLSEIGMKLAPVVTQNTKTSTDFFIPWSAEKANELDSDVFITWVADTATADTIKADPLFSQIPAVKKGSFIADTNSSLTLSLSASSPLSLPWALDTFLPQLGAAADAAGK